The following nucleotide sequence is from Podospora bellae-mahoneyi strain CBS 112042 chromosome 1 map unlocalized CBS112042p_1, whole genome shotgun sequence.
AGAAGCGGCTGTAACATCTGACATGTCTTGCTGGTGCCGCAGTTATCATTGAGGGCAGTCTGTAGTATCGCAAAAGCAACATTGAGACCGGCATTTGCATCATGAACCTCGTATCCTCTAATGGCAAGTGGATTGAGAGCTTCCACGCTTTCCGCATGAGTGAGAATGGCCTCGAGCATCCGGTGGCTTATTGCTTCTATGCGATTCTCGAAAGCGATCGGAATACCCCTTGGATTCTCGGGGGCGGATGTCACTGTCCACAGCATCGTTTTCCTTTGGTCAAGTGAAGCAGGGAACTGCATTGAGATTATCAAGATGGATGCTGCGGAGTGTTATGGGGCGATCATGCTCGTTTTCGATGGTGTCAAGATCGTTTTTGATGATGTTAAGACCCACTGAGACGGTTGCTTTTTATCTGGACACAATCAAGATATAGAGACTATGTCATTTTTCTCTGCTCATTTGTCTAGGAAGAAAGGCGACGCGTGAAACCGATAGCTGAGGCATTTCACATACCTGCTTAAGGTGGGTATGTTGTCCGAAGGCTCTCAGGATAGCTAGGTAGTTTAGTCTGAAAACCCTCATGGCTTTCCGCAAAAGGAGATCGGGGTCCGGCGAAGCACTCTTTGTATATTGCCATTAAGTTGAATATCAGCATCAAGTACTCCTTCGAGGATGGTCGCCAATGCCCTGATGGCATCTGGCCTTGAAGGAAATTTAGGGGAACTGTGTTCAGAGTCCCAAAGTTTATACGGGGAGACAAACTTATATTAACAGCGCCAAGGAGATCTAAAAGTTGCTCTGAGTGGTTTTAGCAGCAACGGCATAGATAGTCAGCGATGTAGCTAGGCTATAGGTATATGAACAGTGGGAAAGTCTGCTTCATTATGTGAGTTCTGCTCAATTTGCGGGATCTCCAATGGAATTCCAAGATACGATGATTGCCATTGTTCATTGTGCACAATATGGATAGGGGGGCAGGCCGCAAAGACGTCATTGGAGCAGACATGGCCGAGTGGTCTAAGGCGATGGTTTTAAGTTACATCTAACTTTATCACCATTATCGAGAGATGCGTGGGTTCGAACCCCACTGTCTGCAAATGTTTTCAATGATTTTTGGCTCTGAAAACAATGTTTTTGACAATGATGtgtgtttctttttgattGAGTTCACGACGGCATTATGCAAGTCTTATGAGGGGTTTGAATATACTGGGCTTTTTGCGTAGAACGCAGAAGGAATGCAGTAACAGAAAACTCATGGGTTTGCTCCGAACCATTCAGAATAGAAGAAGCCTTCTACTACTCATAGCAACTCATCCGAGCATTCATATTTTGGCGCGTTACCAAGCGGTTGAGCAACTATCTAGTCTCCTCAACCAAGCCGGATAACGAGTGCAGTAAACAACCAACAATAAAAGAGGCGATACGGTGTTTAAGGATCATCGCCTGAAGCCTAAGCCTTACCCGAAGCCCAACGCAACGGCAACCAACAACTTCTCAACAACCGGCACAAGTTACATAAGTACTTGACGGGCACCAAGTGTTATATTTGTGGCCATGCCCCTAAAGAGGCCACAAATATCGAGCTCGTGATCTTCGTACTGGAAAATGCCTTTCGCAGTAGAGGAGACAGAATAGGTCGCTTCTAACCCAGTTGTAGGCATGAGTCCTCTATACTCCGCCGTGCTTGAGAACGGCTACTTGTGCCTGAGAGTGAGACTTTGAGTTTAGATAACTCGTCCCAGCAATTCTTTGAAATATAATATGGTTCCATTAGCTCCGCTCGAGAAGAATCAGCtgttgcttttctttttattcaATCACCGAGCTAAATCACCACAGGTAGAAAGTGCAAGTTATATTATTTGCATATCTCAAGATTGATGACTGAGAACGCTGAACCGGGAATTTGGTGTGAGTGGGTGCCTATTTAATGACGACGCAGTAAGCTGGTTTGATTCTCCATTTGGTCAGGGGTAAAGGGGTTTGTTTACTATAGACAAACCATTGACTTTGATGTGTTTGGCTTTTAGTACCTTTGCATGCAGCTAGCTTTTAGTCTTTCCATTAAGCAAAGACCGTGTTGAATGTGTGATTTGTGAGATTATATGGCTTAACCCCTTACTATTCTGCTTCGTGAACCTTGAAGTGCGGTCACGGACAACATGCTGTGATAGAAGTGATTTTACAGCCCAGGTATTGGCACCAGTTGTAGTGTTTCTGGCTGCTCATGTGTGTGTCTTCACTTGTAAGATGCATCATATATGTAGCCTACGAATTGGATGGTCCAGGACTTTCTTTGGACAGTTCAACATGTCTGACATTTCCTTGTCCCGAGCTGTTCGGCGAGCATTGCTCGCCGAACAACCGAACAAACCCTTGCCCTATGTTTCCCGGTACACCACGGAACATCCCGCGGTTTGCTCACAGCAAGCTATACGCTGGGTGATGTCGTCCTGCGCCCATAGCTCCATAATGGTCCAAGCAGCTTCCATTGTTTTCAAATTTTCTTTATGCAATTCAACAGTGATTTGTTATGCCCACGCTTCAAAATAAGTTTTCAGTAAATTCTCAAATGCTTCccctctctcaacagccaacaacagccccaagTCATCTTTCGATAGCAACAATGTCTGACACTGAAATCTCCGACACTAATATGTCCGACTCTGGCAGCGACAACCTTGAGAGTCTCCTGAGAGACATCCGAGAAGAGGATGCAGTGTTAAACGAGAACAGAGTCCTGTTCAAAAAGGACAAAGCCGAGTTTGAGAACGAGAAGGCTAAATTCGAACAGGAGAAGGCCAaattggcggaggagaaggccaagttggaggaggagaaggccaagttGGAGCAGGATAAGGCTGGTATGTAAATTGACGAATTATATGACCAGATGATCACGTAACTGACTTTGAGACAGGATCCTCGTCTGAGGCCCAACGCGACAATACCCGTCTCGAGGTGCTTGAACACTTGACGGGTGCCAAGTGCTATGTATGTGGCCAAGCCCCTGACGAAGCGATGAACATCGAACTCGCGATCTTCGTGCTAGAAAACGCCCTTCGTAGTGGAGGCGACAGGATGGGCCGCTTTCATCATTTTAGACTCAATGCCGAAGAGGATGAGCCGTTATGCTTGTATGGGGTTATGGAGCTTGGGCACGAACACCCGCAAGTCGCCCGCCAACTTTGCTGTTGTCCACAGGATATATACCCATACAGCCTCAAGCGTACTGTTTGCGGTTTGCAAGTCACGCCGTTGACACATGGAGAGTTTGCATTTATTTTCGACGCGGCAGTTTATCCTGGCATTGGAGTCTATCGGAGGAATTGCTACTGAGAACTTGGCacatgggaagggggttagaATACTTGGCTTGAGAGTCCGCGACAATACTTCGATTGGATCCATTGGGGGGTAGCAGGTTTCTATAGTTCCAAGTTCCAAAGGAAAACAAGGGTCTAGCAGCTTAGGTAGCTGTAGCAGCTGATGCCAAACACCTTTATCAAGTCAAAATCATATGCGAAGAAAGTCAGGTCACCTCCAGTCTTTGCTACCTGCCTCAAACTCGGGCCACTATGGAGGGATGGAGACTGTGGTTCAAAGTACATGCTTGAAAAGACGTGGAATACAAGGTAATAAAGGATCTGTACTTATGTTGAATTCAAGATGTAAGATACACATGCTGCTAATAATCCTGGAAATTGTCTCAGATATTTCCCAAAACTGCCCGCCATGCTCTGTACACGACCTGGTaccttcacctcccctctTCCAGAATTCAAGATCTCGTTTTACGCACCTTGACGGAGTTCTTCTCTTGGCAACTTTATACAACTCTGCCAGAGTTCCAACCGTGCCAAGTGTCAGCTGACGGTGGCGCAAGTTAGAAAATAGACGTGAATATCGGAAAGAAAATATATGTATTTCCGAATCTGTGGCCGATGATCTCAGTCGATTGGCGACAATGTGATGTCGGATTTAGAGGACCCTACTGGCCCCGACCACGGAGTGATGTGAGATCTCAAATCCCGTTGCTTACCGATCTAAGGCCGCCATGTGACAACAATACGCCCTAAGCTTTTAGTTGAAAGAAGATTTCTTTGGGCACCTGTTGAAGCATACCCAAGTATAAAAGAAGCGACCCTCCTGGAGAGAGAACTTAACACAGCCAAGCAccttcagcttcttcgcTAAAATACAACTTCCGTCAACTCGCACCAAAGTCTTTGTTCATCTAGTCAGCATGGCTCACTTCAAGACACTTCTCACCTTGCCTGCATTTGGAGGCTTCTCATCCGATGCTGCCCCTGCAACTGACATCTCCATCTCTGGGTTGGGCGATATTGGCACACATCAAGAACAGTCGACCGATATTTATGCCTGTGAACACAGCAGGTGGCTAGGTCATTGCCAGAACTTCAGGTCTGTTTCTGGGGTTTGCTATGAGTAATAACAATATCACAGGCCATAGCTTGACCTCACTGATGCATGAAACGCAGTGAACGTCCCCAACAACATAAACGGCCGAATCAGTTCTATTCGGAACAACGATTCCGGACTCTTTCGCTGCGTGTGGTACCAGTATGAAACATTTTGTTACCCGATTCGAGTTATAGTTTTAATTCTAATGGTGTAAAATTGGGCATTCTAACTGCGAGGGCGTATGCTATACTAATTTGTATAATGCCAACCTTGCTGATGGCAACGGCTTCTTCAACGACCGCATCAGCTCTTGGCGCTGCACCTTTGGCTTCTATTACGTCCCTTTGGCCATCGAGAAATAGACTAGCAGGGTGCAAATGCCATCCAACAAGGAATCCTGGGGAATTGACTTTCTTAGTTCCACTCATTTTGTGTCTGTTTCAAGAAAGTCTCTTTGCCCTGGTAGGCCGGAAAACCTAGCATGCTTCCAAGAACTCTTTGCTTCGAAAAATGATTTAAAAAGTCACAGATATATCGCCCGGAAGTCTTCTCAATTTCCAAGAAACGTGTGATGGACTCCCAGCCTCCTTCAAGATACGTAGTCCACGCTGCATTCAACCAAATCTGCTCATGATAGCTCCGCGCGATTCCTATCTTGTCTTCCGTTCCCGCTTTTACTTCCGTATCAAGGCCCAACCTTCATGATTACGCACACGTGAGCTCTTTGCAGGCCAGGTACCAACTAAGCTTAACCAAACTGTATCTTGAACCCCTGTTTCGAACTCCTATTGGTCTGTCTGTAGTGGGAAACATGTAAGTGCCAGAGGATGGTCACCAACCACATAAATATTGGCACCATCGTCTCTCAACAGAGGCCTGCGTAGAGTGACCTTGTTCCCGAAAGAATTCGGGATGCAACCCATGCGATCCCAAGCTGCAAGCGTTGGTACCGTGTTTTTGCCGCTCAGCTACTGAACGTCCAACAAATGAGAGTACCAAGATGGCTAGGTGATATGTTATCCTAGCCAAAGAGTTAGATCCTGATTTCCAATACCAGAGCCAACACTCTAAACCAGATAGAATTGACTATAACATGCGAATCATGTAGTATCGAAAGAACGGTCAAAAAAATCGCATGACCAAGACTGTTGGCCTACCTGAACCAACGTCTAGTCTAACGAGACATTGTTTCCGTGTTTCGGGTGTTTCGATTCTGAGATAACCAACAGATATTAGATGGGTTGTGCGCAGGCTTGTCTGATGATCTGCTGTCCCACACTCTCTAATAAGTTCTCAGACTGAATATGCCTGAGTTAGGAGTGCTCTCCTACACACTGGGCACGCTGTTACCGTCGAACCGGCAGCTGGGAGCCCATGACGCTTACCCCCCTCGATGATTGCTGTCATGCACATGCTAAACGTCGACAAGTTGAGATCATCACCGACCTTGTCAGACTGGCGTATAGCTCGGTGAAGCTTCAGACAGAAGCAGTCATATGGTAGGTAAACAGTCCCAAGTCTTCAGCCCCTATCCTTGTCACCCTACTTAGAAGCTCCACTGGTCGGTGGGTAGCGTCCCGATCCGCCTCCAGGTACCGGCAGGTTGGGACGCTGCGGGGTAATTAGCGGCATCAGCGGGGCCGGGAATGACGGCATCATCCACGGTCCGGCCATCGGAGCTTCGTTTGTTTTTGAGATACAAGTGGATTGGTAATCCGGGAAACGGAATCCTGGATAATCCTTGATCGTGCTGAATGATAAAAACAATTTCGCAGCTTTTGTGTAGGCTTTGTACTTGTTCGCCAACATCAGTCCAATACCAAGCCTCACCATGGCATCAGGTCCTATCAAGATCGCAGTCCTCGACGACTACCAGGGTATCTCTGAACCCAAGTACCGGAGACTTGACCCCTCAAAGTATGAGGTGTCTTTCTTCAAAGACACTCTGCCCCCGTTCAATCATTCCGATACCACCCAAGATGTCAAGGACAAACTTGTCGCCAGGCTCGAGCCTTTCACGGTGATATGTATGGAAGACGATGCTTTCATGTGTTGAGATAATCAGATGGCTAACAATTGCTAGCTACGATGAGGGAGCGTACTCCTTTTCCAAAGGATTTGATAGcccgcctccccaacctgAAGCTCCTCTTGACTACCGGAAACCGCAACTTGGGGCTGGACCTGGAAGCCTTCAAAGAGCGGGGCATCcctgttgctggtgctgtcgACAGAGCTCATGCAGGGTCGGTAGGTTCTATCAGCACAACGGAGCACTGTGTCGCCATGATCCTTGCTGCGGCTCGCAACATTGCGCAAGACGATTTCTCGGTCAAAGCTGGTGGCTGGCAAACAGTTCCTGCCGTCTGTCTTCGCGGCAAGATCTTTGGCACCGTCGGTCTCGGGCGGTTGGGCATTGCCGTTGCAAAGATCATGTACCTGGCCTTCGGGATGCGCATCATCGCCTGGAGCTCCAACCTGACACAAGATGCTGCCGATGAGAAGGCTCGGGCTGCCGGATTTCCTGTCGAAAATGAACACGGAGAGAAGACCTTCAAAGTTGTCAGCAAGGAAGAGCTTTTCAAGACGGCAGATGTGGTCAGCATTCACCTTGTTCTCTCGGATCGGTCCAGGGGTAGCatcgctgctgctgaccTCGCTCTGATGAAGCCCTCTGCCATCTTTGTGAACACGTCTCGGGGACCTCTTGTTGTGGAGAAGGATCTTCAGGATGCGCTAGAGCAAGGCAAGATCCGCGCAGCAGCTCTCGATGTATTTGAAAGAGAGCCTCTGCCGCTGGACAGCAGGTGGAGGACAACAAAGTGGGGACAGGATGGAAGGAGTCGCGTGTTGCTCACGCCTCATATGGGCTATGTGGAAGAAGCGACACTCAATGCCTGGTATGAGGAGCAGGTAGCAAATCTGCtgaggtgggagaagaatGAAGGTCTTACAACCCCATTGTATTAGCTGCCATGCATTGCTTCTTGATCAATGATAATAAGCTATGCGCTTTGTTCAGCCGTCTTTGGTCACATCATAAGTGTTTTACACATGGTGAATCATGGCCATTGAAGCAATAACGGTCACCTCTCTCGCGGCGTTCTTTCTCTCGGTGCCTGGCACTCCTGCCGTCTTTTACCTATGTTCAGGTTTCCGCCCATTTCACTTAGGCTGCCTTTGCGTCATCTCATTCGTGccttcccttttcttcaGCACTTGCTGATTCCTGAAAGGCCCGTGCTATCGGCGGTCGTCTGTTTACTTACCTCCTACTGCAAAGCTTCCAGGTTTCTGCTGGCTcatcctctcttctcttggATCCAAAAACCACAGCTTCGGGAAGTTTCTctgccagcaacaaacacgAACTTGGACAACCGCTCCGAAGAGGAAACCCACATGCCTATCCAATCGTCATCTAAACCCGCTTCTGTGTTCTCGAGCAACCTGTCCGACGTCACCCTTTTCTACAAACATCCTCGACATCTTTGCGACGGTCCTCTCATCAAAGCTGTCAAGTAGGACGAACCATGACATCGCAGCGGGAGCCCCACAACAGTACGGAAGCACAAAtttccatcatcagcagTGACATCAAGCTAAGGTTTATGTGCAGGCATCACGCTACCACTTCGCACCCGTGAGGCTCCCCAAGGTCCCCGAAAGCAGGTCCAGCTCCAACGGGCCACAGCTAGTGGTATGTTGAATGGCAGAATTTGAAAAGCGATTGATCTAATTATTTGACATAGATATAATGCCTCCCCTCGGTCCCTCCCGCCCCGGGTATGGAAGGCCCTCGTTCGGAATCCCTCCGGCCCCGGTCATCGAccgtcctcttcatctctgGGGTCAAACAACCCCAGTTCAAGTCCCCCAGGGCCATCCGGGGGCTCATTATGGACCAATCCCTATTCAGGGTACCCCTCAAGATCGCTTCAGGCGCGAGGTTCTTGGTCGACGTGGAGAAGCCATGGGTTCGGGGCCTAGGTGGACACCTGCTACTCCCCTTGCCCAACTGTCTTTGAGGAGTAGCGGTGCCCTTCAGCCTTACACCCCTCGAGCCTCATCGACGCCCCGTCAGACCGCTGAAGCATTGGCGAACGCCCCCCAAAAGCTTTCATTCGCGTGCCAAAGGCGTCGCTTCAACCCAGTGTTCGAAGCCTTCGAAACCTCCGACGGCAGACACGGGTGCCATGTCAAAATCGACGGCGCACTGTTGAGAAGTGACCGTCTTTTTGAGACAGCCCGGCAAGCCAAGGAGGATGCAGCCATGAAAGGGTTGGATTACCTTCGGCAGAACAGCCGGGCAAGTCGGTCTACGGTCGCCTCAGCGAGCTCAGGGGGTGAGCCAAGAACCCAGGTCAGTGGGTCTGCTCAGCGTTTACAGAACAGAGAGGCTGCTACAGTTCGTCACGGTTCTCCTGCTTCTCGTTCTAACGCACCTAACACTCGTCTCTAGGcacgcctcctcccatctcAAGCGTCATCTTCCATGCGTTCTGAAGCATCCATCGCTTACCTTGCGACCTCAGTTGCTCGTCTTGAGGCGACGATCGCTCATCTCCAGGCACCCGCTTCCAGTGCACGGGATAACTTCACCCGAGTGCCTATCAAGCAAGACCAAGATGTCGAAATGACGGGCGACCCAGCTTCCGGTGGCACTCTGGTGTCTGTCATCAGCGCGGCCCAGCAGGCAGAATTGCTAAACCAAATACAACGAATCACTGGGATGGACGTGATAAATCCATCCAGGGAGAGTGCCGAGGTGACTTGTGCCTATCTCGAAGGTTTGGCCGTGGGATCACGGCTGGCCACGGTAGCACGCCGCCGTTCCCGCTCCCCTACCCGTTCTCCGCAGACTTCCCGAGGGCGTCGGCACCGTGAGCGTTCACCCGCCGACGCCCGGGTTCGGCTGACCCCGCCCCCAGTGTACCAGCGATGGAGTGGCCGCCCTGCGACAGATCGGTACCGTCCTGGTGAAGACCGGTATTGTCCTGATGAAGTCGGGCGTCTCCGTGACGACACCCGCTCTCGCAACAGGGGCAGTGGTTCTGTGGAATCTGGGGTGACTTCTGGCCATGGCAGTGGCAGGAGCTCCGAGAATGAGAGTGGAAACACTCATGAGAAGCGCTCCTCATCTTGATCTTGACGACGGCGTCTTCTGATACTGGGGCACATTACCGGCTCACAGGAGCTGAGCCGGTGTTGTTTGTCAATGGGGGTCGTGTCCCGTCCCGATCGGCGTTTTCGTGTTTTATGTGGAGTTTTGCGTTTTGATATTGGTCTTGTCTTTCATTGCTTTTTCGGGATTGCTGTCTGCCGTTTTCTCATTCTTATTTAACATTGAAGTTTGGCAGAATTGGGGAAATGTGATATTCGGTCATCCTTTGCAGGACTTGCCGTGCCCTTTTGCATGTTTCATTGGGCTATCCCTTGCTGAACAATCTGGGACCTGGCGGGAAATGGGCCGAAGAATTCAGGAGGTTCATACAAAGTACTGACACTGATTGCTTACACGGCTGTCACGGTTGATGTGGGGAGCTGGCATGTGGAGTAAAAGGCCGCCGAGATGTATAGTAGTTTCTGTAACCACGAATGTAACAATTGTAACACAGGGAAATATGAGAAGCTGCTTCTTACAGCTTACTTGGCATGCGGGTTGCGCCATCCAACCGGATAACAACTCCATTCAGCATGACGTTCTCGATTGTTTGCTTCACCAAGGAGGCGAACTCCTCTGGCTGACCCGCCCTCGCCGGGAATTCCATGGCCTTTTGAAGGCCCTCTCTCACCTTGTCCGACATCATGGCCGTCATGGCCGAGTCGAACATGCTAGGCGCAATGGTCACAACTCTAATGCCAAATCTTGCGAGATCCCGAGCCATGGGCAGAGTCATGGAGGCAACAGCGCCTTTGCTCGCCGCGTAGGCCACCTGGCCCATCTGTCCCTCAAAGGCGGCGGAGCTGGCCACCATAACAACCACACCCCTTTCCTTGTCCGGGCCATAGGGCTCAGATTTGGCCAGGAGAGGCAGAAACTGGCGAGTAACATCAAGAGTACCCCGGAGGTTAATGTTGAGGACAAAGTCGATGCTATCCAGGGAGACGGGGTTGAGGCGCTTGTCGAGGATCAGACCTGGGGCGCCGACACCAGCCGCTGGAATGATACCCGCGAGGGGCTTGCCAATTTCCTTGATCCATGAGGTCACGGCGGAGACGGCAGAGGAGACTGAGTCGGTGGAAGAGACATCGCAGGGGAAGAatttggctgctggggcgCCGCCGAGGGAGGTTACGGCTTTGGCGCCGGTTTCTTCGTTGAGATCCAGGATGGCAACGGAGGCGCCGGAGGAAATGAGGGTGCGGGCTGTGGCGAGGCCTAGGCCGGAGGCGCTGGGAGAGATGGTCAGTATGGTGATAAGAAGCTGAGGTGAAGCCGGGTCAGCTTACCCGCCTGAGATGACAAAGCTGCGGCCGTCGATTTTCATTTTGGATCACTGGAGAAGGatgtggatggggtgggatgaGAGGAACAAGGTGGGGTAGTGGTAGAATGTCaggttgagatggaagaGGTCTAAAATTATATGTAAATGATAAAATACCTGCCGGGCCGGTCGTGTCCCTGGTGTAAGTGACGACGatggtcttggtgttgttaAATAAAGTGGGTCATCCGAGTGCCGAGCgctgtgggggaggttgcATTGACCGGGAATGCCTCGGTTCCATGTTAAGCAGTCCCCGATAGATGCATGAGCACATGGAGCGGGTCTCGAGCTGTCTGAGCTCAAGCCTCAAAAATTGTGAAGCATCTGCAGGGTCTCCGCCGCATCGTTGGTGTGGCTTTGTCACCGTTACGAAACGTTACGAGCCCAACTgccacaccagccacattTTCCCCCACACGCACATGTCACCCTGCAGCCATCGTCCCTCGTGCTCGCTTTCCCTGCCGTCTGGTTCCCCCCTTGTCTGATCTCGTTTCTTTGCTTGCAGATAAGGCCGGCGTCGTGGAACCGAACCTTTACACCAGCTCTTTCAACAACTGgctttccttttttaattGCAGTCTGAATAAAGTTGATCGCATCgcgaaggaaaaggagaaaacgAAAAGAACGGGAGCCCACTTTTTTCCCATGCAGGTGTTGTACTGTGTACCTCACCGCTCCTCTCTTTAATCTTGCTTGTCTTTGGTGTCGCAAAGTTCAACCTTTTCGATCGACGAAAACGCACAAATTTCCGGTTGGCGCAAACGCAGGTTTCGTGTGTGGCTGGTCTTTTTAGTTATTATTTTTGTTATACAGAAGGATACACGAATTACCAGCTTTTTTGTGCCATAGAGCAACACACAGAGAGCAACAGGTTTCCACACTCGAGTAACAAAGACCACCGAGGGTCGTCAAACACTTTGAGCGAGAGAGATCCACGACGCTACGAACGAACGAACCCCGCCCGAGACATTCTTGGAGTTGCGCGCGCATAGCACACACAGACAAACGCTACCACtacccaacaccacaccagaACCCTTTTCATAAACCATATTTGAGGCGAAACACCCAGATAAAAACGATCGCATGAGCAGCTACGTCGAGCTCTCCGGCTTCGGCCGGCCCCGCCGGGGATCCTCCGCCGCGAGCGACACGAGCAGCGCCGGCACAGTCACCCGCGGACAGGACAGAGAACAAGAGCTAGGGAGCATGTACGACTACTTGGCCAAAATCATACTGCTAGGTCCAAGCGGGACTGGAAAGTCTGTTTCCCCCcatgccaccaacccccaacttTGAACTTTTGCTGACTTGCCTGTATGCATTGTAAAGGTCCTGTCTCCTCCATCGTTTCGTCAAGTCCGAGTGGCGCGTGCTATCCTCCCAGACTATCGGCGTCGAGTTTGCCTCCAAGATCATCAAAGTCGGTACCGgcgcgaggaggaagcgaaTCAAACTCCAGCTTTGGGATACCGCGGGCACGGAAAGGTTCAGGTCGGTGTCGAGGTCGTACTATCGGGGCGCGGCGGGCGCGATACTGGTATATGATGTCACCAGCCATGCGAGCTTCAACAGTCTGCAGCCTTTTCTGAACGATGCGAGGGCGCTGGCGAGTCCGAATTTGAgtctgttgttggtggggaaTAAAGTCGACTTGGCGGCTAGCCAGACGGGAGCGTACTCGGATTATGAGGATAATGATGACTGGGGGAGGGATAATAGGCTAGGAgtagggggtgggaggggtggggggttgccGACGCCGAGCAGTATCGCCAGTAGCAGTGTTACTTCTTTTCAAACTACAACAACGACGATGACGGATCGGACTGAgcaaggggggaggggtcagCAGACGCCGATGGTGCCGAGTTCGTATTCTAGTATGTCGACTATTCACCCGGGGCTGGGGTCACAACTGAAGGCGACGATTGCGCCGGATGGGAGAGAGGTGGGCGCGGTTGAGGCGTCGAGGTGGGCGAACACGGTGAACATTCCTGTGACGATGGAGGTTTCGGCGCTGAGTGGAGAGGGTGTGGATGAGGTCtttgggaggttggcgaggatgatttTGACCAAGATTGAGTTGGGAGAGATTGATCCTGACGATCCGATGAGTGGGATTCAGTATGGTGATGCTGGCGCGCTGTGGAATGCTGGCGCAAGTGATGGCGGGAGCATCAAGAGCAC
It contains:
- a CDS encoding uncharacterized protein (COG:E; EggNog:ENOG503NY1D), giving the protein MASGPIKIAVLDDYQGISEPKYRRLDPSKYEVSFFKDTLPPFNHSDTTQDVKDKLVARLEPFTVISTMRERTPFPKDLIARLPNLKLLLTTGNRNLGLDLEAFKERGIPVAGAVDRAHAGSVGSISTTEHCVAMILAAARNIAQDDFSVKAGGWQTVPAVCLRGKIFGTVGLGRLGIAVAKIMYLAFGMRIIAWSSNLTQDAADEKARAAGFPVENEHGEKTFKVVSKEELFKTADVVSIHLVLSDRSRGSIAAADLALMKPSAIFVNTSRGPLVVEKDLQDALEQGKIRAAALDVFEREPLPLDSRWRTTKWGQDGRSRVLLTPHMGYVEEATLNAWYEEQVANLLRWEKNEGLTTPLY
- a CDS encoding uncharacterized protein (EggNog:ENOG503PHS0), whose amino-acid sequence is MTSQREPHNSITLPLRTREAPQGPRKQVQLQRATASDIMPPLGPSRPGYGRPSFGIPPAPVIDRPLHLWGQTTPVQVPQGHPGAHYGPIPIQGTPQDRFRREVLGRRGEAMGSGPRWTPATPLAQLSLRSSGALQPYTPRASSTPRQTAEALANAPQKLSFACQRRRFNPVFEAFETSDGRHGCHVKIDGALLRSDRLFETARQAKEDAAMKGLDYLRQNSRASRSTVASASSGGEPRTQVSGSAQRLQNREAATARLLPSQASSSMRSEASIAYLATSVARLEATIAHLQAPASSARDNFTRVPIKQDQDVEMTGDPASGGTLVSVISAAQQAELLNQIQRITGMDVINPSRESAEVTCAYLEGLAVGSRLATVARRRSRSPTRSPQTSRGRRHRERSPADARVRLTPPPVYQRWSGRPATDRYRPGEDRYCPDEVGRLRDDTRSRNRGSGSVESGVTSGHGSGRSSENESGNTHEKRSSS
- a CDS encoding uncharacterized protein (EggNog:ENOG503NZRC; COG:Q), with the protein product MKIDGRSFVISGGASGLGLATARTLISSGASVAILDLNEETGAKAVTSLGGAPAAKFFPCDVSSTDSVSSAVSAVTSWIKEIGKPLAGIIPAAGVGAPGLILDKRLNPVSLDSIDFVLNINLRGTLDVTRQFLPLLAKSEPYGPDKERGVVVMVASSAAFEGQMGQVAYAASKGAVASMTLPMARDLARFGIRVVTIAPSMFDSAMTAMMSDKVREGLQKAMEFPARAGQPEEFASLVKQTIENVMLNGVVIRLDGATRMPSKL
- a CDS encoding uncharacterized protein (EggNog:ENOG503NZ8R; COG:U) is translated as MSSYVELSGFGRPRRGSSAASDTSSAGTVTRGQDREQELGSMYDYLAKIILLGPSGTGKSCLLHRFVKSEWRVLSSQTIGVEFASKIIKVGTGARRKRIKLQLWDTAGTERFRSVSRSYYRGAAGAILVYDVTSHASFNSLQPFLNDARALASPNLSLLLVGNKVDLAASQTGAYSDYEDNDDWGRDNRLGVGGGRGGGLPTPSSIASSSVTSFQTTTTTMTDRTEQGGRGQQTPMVPSSYSSMSTIHPGLGSQLKATIAPDGREVGAVEASRWANTVNIPVTMEVSALSGEGVDEVFGRLARMILTKIELGEIDPDDPMSGIQYGDAGALWNAGASDGGSIKSTLTADDVGVGGRRRRGKPKRMGQGGLREWEEVFTLTGRRRNRGCC